The following proteins are co-located in the Marinomonas profundi genome:
- a CDS encoding sugar transporter, whose protein sequence is MISTPSSAETVSRRVQYLRVFMLGLSAFIFNTTEFVPVGLLSDIAQSFSIPTAQVGWMLTVYAWIVALMSLPMMLLTRKVERKTLLMWLFALFIVSHILSVVAWDFTTLLISRIGIAFAHAVFWSITASIAIRVAPPGKHTFALSVLATGTGLAMVLGVPAGRIIGQLLDWRTTFAVIAVIAVIIMLVMYRLLPDLPSLFSGSISKVPEVLNNRVLLGMYLFIFAIFSAHYTAYSYIEPFLREVGSVSGGFTTMILLLFGMAGIFGSVLFSYFGDKANTLMLVSSVTAASACMALLYFLAPHDSFLVAGVLVWGASIMIIGLSMQIRVLNVDNSAADIIMSLYSGIINLGIGAGALIGGQVIHYVGLESVGFAGALLGGCALAVIVTLLKRLKASTDLNASTQ, encoded by the coding sequence ATGATATCAACCCCTTCTTCTGCCGAGACGGTTTCCCGCCGTGTTCAATATTTACGTGTGTTTATGCTTGGCCTTAGCGCTTTTATTTTTAATACCACTGAGTTCGTTCCAGTGGGATTGTTGTCGGATATTGCGCAAAGCTTTTCTATTCCGACGGCTCAAGTGGGCTGGATGTTGACTGTTTATGCTTGGATTGTGGCCTTGATGTCGCTGCCTATGATGCTGTTGACGCGGAAAGTGGAACGTAAAACTTTGCTGATGTGGCTGTTTGCCTTGTTTATTGTTAGCCATATCCTTTCCGTTGTTGCTTGGGATTTTACGACCTTGCTCATCAGCCGGATTGGGATTGCGTTTGCGCACGCCGTATTCTGGTCGATTACGGCCTCTATTGCGATTCGTGTCGCGCCACCCGGTAAACATACTTTTGCGTTAAGCGTTTTAGCAACAGGAACGGGGCTTGCCATGGTGCTTGGCGTACCTGCGGGGCGTATTATTGGTCAGCTTTTGGATTGGCGTACTACTTTTGCGGTCATTGCGGTTATCGCTGTCATCATTATGTTGGTTATGTATCGGTTATTGCCGGACTTGCCCAGCTTGTTTTCGGGCTCTATTAGTAAGGTGCCGGAAGTGCTAAACAATCGCGTTTTACTGGGCATGTACCTCTTTATTTTTGCGATTTTTTCCGCGCATTACACCGCTTATAGCTATATTGAACCCTTTTTGAGAGAGGTGGGTTCCGTCAGCGGCGGCTTTACGACCATGATTTTGTTGTTATTTGGTATGGCAGGTATTTTTGGCAGTGTGTTGTTCAGCTATTTTGGTGATAAGGCCAATACCTTGATGTTGGTATCCAGTGTGACGGCGGCTTCTGCTTGTATGGCGCTGCTGTATTTCCTTGCTCCTCATGACTCATTTTTAGTAGCGGGTGTATTGGTGTGGGGTGCGTCGATTATGATTATCGGTTTGAGCATGCAAATCCGTGTGCTGAACGTCGACAACAGCGCCGCTGACATTATTATGTCTTTGTATTCGGGCATTATTAACTTGGGCATTGGCGCGGGTGCGTTGATCGGCGGTCAGGTTATTCATTATGTCGGCTTAGAAAGTGTTGGCTTCGCGGGGGCCTTGTTAGGCGGTTGCGCCTTAGCGGTGATTGTGACCTTATTAAAGCGCTTGAAAGCGTCAACCGATTTGAACGCATCAACTCAATAG
- the cynS gene encoding cyanase — protein sequence MKKIDVTEAIFAIKKEQNLSWESIAEATGMTDVWITSACLGMNSCSADVADKLVAFLGLPAEAKSVLMEYPTKTWDQAIPQDPLIYRLYEVVGVYGPTLKEVIQEKFGDGIMSAIDFSMTVDKEENPKGDRVILTLNGKFLPYKSW from the coding sequence ATGAAAAAAATTGATGTCACTGAAGCTATTTTTGCTATTAAAAAAGAGCAAAATCTCAGTTGGGAATCCATCGCGGAAGCCACTGGTATGACCGATGTTTGGATCACCTCGGCTTGTTTAGGCATGAACAGTTGTTCGGCGGACGTGGCTGATAAGTTGGTGGCTTTTTTAGGATTACCTGCCGAAGCAAAATCCGTGCTGATGGAATACCCGACTAAAACGTGGGATCAAGCGATTCCACAAGACCCTTTAATTTATCGATTATATGAAGTGGTGGGGGTTTATGGACCGACGCTTAAAGAAGTGATTCAGGAAAAATTTGGCGATGGCATCATGAGTGCGATTGATTTTTCTATGACGGTCGATAAGGAAGAAAACCCTAAAGGAGATCGTGTGATTTTGACACTGAACGGGAAGTTTTTGCCATATAAATCTTGGTAA
- a CDS encoding formate/nitrite transporter family protein translates to MAYIEPSEFVTKMVDAGEQKVYMSTKDTIIRAFMAGAILGLAAVFAITVAVQTGSPLLGAVLFPVGFIMLYLMKFDLLTGVFTLVPLALFDKRPGVTPAQVLRNWGLVFIGNFAGALMTAFFMSFILTYGYATDGGALAAKVSSIGESRTLGYQSHGVGGWLTIFIRGMLCNWMVSMGVVGAMISTSAGAKMAAMWMPVMLFFYMGFEHSIVNMFLFPFSMIMGGEFTVSDYLIWNEIPTVLGNLAGGLLLVGLPLYLTHVRTSASRKLA, encoded by the coding sequence ATGGCGTACATAGAACCAAGTGAATTTGTCACCAAGATGGTCGACGCAGGCGAGCAAAAGGTCTACATGTCGACAAAAGACACCATTATCCGCGCGTTTATGGCGGGGGCGATTCTTGGTTTGGCAGCGGTGTTTGCGATCACGGTTGCGGTTCAGACAGGCAGCCCATTATTGGGCGCCGTGCTGTTTCCGGTTGGCTTTATCATGCTGTATTTGATGAAGTTTGACTTATTAACAGGCGTATTTACCCTCGTACCCTTGGCGTTATTTGATAAGCGTCCGGGCGTAACGCCGGCACAAGTGTTGCGTAATTGGGGCTTGGTGTTTATCGGCAACTTTGCGGGGGCTTTGATGACAGCGTTTTTTATGTCGTTTATTTTGACCTACGGTTACGCTACCGATGGCGGGGCGTTAGCGGCGAAGGTTAGCTCAATTGGCGAGTCTCGGACCTTGGGTTATCAGTCCCATGGCGTGGGCGGTTGGCTGACTATTTTTATTCGTGGCATGTTGTGTAACTGGATGGTGTCTATGGGCGTGGTTGGCGCAATGATCTCTACCTCAGCTGGCGCCAAAATGGCCGCCATGTGGATGCCGGTTATGCTGTTCTTTTACATGGGGTTTGAGCATTCTATCGTCAACATGTTTTTGTTCCCATTTTCAATGATCATGGGCGGAGAATTTACCGTGTCGGATTATTTGATTTGGAACGAAATCCCAACGGTATTGGGTAATTTAGCCGGTGGCCTGTTGTTAGTGGGCCTACCACTTTATCTGACTCATGTGAGAACCTCAGCGTCGCGTAAATTGGCATAA
- a CDS encoding bifunctional protein-serine/threonine kinase/phosphatase, with protein sequence MKVLSISIGRATNKGKKDINQDGLGGQIPAEPLLSTRGVALAIADGISSSSVSQVASEFAITRFLEDFYHTSDAWSVKTSGEKVINSINAALYSQSQNGPSRFDKDKGYVCTFSAIVLCSNTAHIFHLGDSRVYRLVDGKLEQLTKDHRRIVSANESYLTRALGIAPILEWDYQLLPMSKGDIFVMATDGVYEFVDAEQVVTCIAASESLDQAAEHIISQALSNGSDDNLSIQIARVDEVPSYQQDDVQHNISLLPLPPPLRERMSFDGYEILRSLYVSSRSHVFLARDTDSNERVVIKVPSAELSDDAAYLERFMLEGWIAKRIHNPHVVKAIESPRQRQFLYLVTHYIEGQSLTQWMIDNPKPTLEQTRHIISQIANGLQAFHRKSMIHQDIRPANIMIDKHGTVKIIDFGSTHIAGVSNARDEDVLRGTMRYSAPEYFLGHAGSERSDIYALGVIAYQMLSANQFPYSPKIAQAKSIAAQRRLRYRSVITEDSELPVWIDDALHKALQIDPLKRYEEVSEFVYDLHQPNQTFLDRTRPPLIQRNPVMFWQGVSFLLFLVIIFLCLEKF encoded by the coding sequence ATGAAAGTACTTAGCATCAGTATTGGCCGCGCCACCAATAAAGGCAAAAAAGACATCAATCAAGATGGCTTGGGCGGGCAGATACCCGCAGAACCGCTACTTAGCACCAGAGGTGTCGCCCTTGCTATTGCCGATGGCATCAGTTCGAGCTCTGTAAGCCAAGTCGCCAGTGAATTCGCTATTACGCGCTTTTTAGAAGACTTTTATCACACCTCCGACGCGTGGTCGGTGAAAACATCTGGCGAAAAAGTGATTAACTCCATCAATGCCGCGCTGTATTCTCAAAGCCAAAATGGCCCAAGCCGATTCGACAAAGACAAAGGCTATGTCTGTACTTTTTCTGCCATTGTGTTGTGTTCGAATACCGCGCATATTTTTCATTTAGGAGACAGCCGCGTCTATCGTTTAGTCGATGGCAAACTTGAACAACTCACCAAAGACCATCGTCGAATTGTGTCCGCTAATGAGAGCTATTTGACTCGTGCCTTGGGCATAGCGCCGATTCTAGAATGGGATTATCAACTCTTGCCGATGAGTAAAGGCGACATTTTTGTGATGGCCACCGATGGCGTGTATGAATTTGTTGATGCTGAGCAAGTCGTCACTTGCATTGCCGCGTCAGAGAGCTTGGATCAAGCCGCAGAGCACATTATCTCGCAGGCGTTGAGCAACGGCAGTGATGACAACCTGAGCATTCAAATTGCCCGAGTCGACGAGGTGCCAAGTTATCAACAGGACGATGTTCAGCACAACATCAGTCTATTGCCTTTGCCGCCACCATTAAGAGAAAGAATGTCGTTTGATGGCTACGAGATACTTCGCTCTCTCTACGTGAGCAGTCGCAGTCATGTGTTTCTAGCGCGCGATACGGACAGCAATGAACGGGTGGTGATTAAAGTGCCATCGGCGGAATTGAGTGACGATGCCGCCTATTTAGAACGCTTTATGTTAGAGGGCTGGATCGCCAAACGGATTCATAACCCTCATGTGGTCAAAGCCATCGAATCCCCAAGGCAACGGCAATTTCTCTATTTGGTAACGCACTACATCGAAGGTCAGTCTCTTACTCAATGGATGATAGATAACCCCAAACCAACGCTGGAACAAACCCGCCATATCATTTCGCAAATCGCCAATGGGCTGCAGGCGTTTCATCGTAAAAGTATGATTCATCAAGACATTCGCCCGGCGAACATCATGATTGATAAACACGGTACTGTGAAAATTATCGACTTTGGTTCCACTCACATTGCCGGTGTCAGTAACGCCAGAGACGAAGATGTCCTGCGCGGCACCATGCGTTATTCCGCTCCAGAATACTTCCTCGGTCATGCCGGTTCCGAACGCTCCGATATTTATGCTCTCGGCGTCATTGCCTACCAAATGCTCTCTGCCAATCAATTTCCTTATAGCCCGAAAATAGCCCAAGCAAAAAGCATCGCCGCCCAACGGCGTTTACGTTATCGCAGCGTTATTACCGAAGATTCAGAACTGCCGGTCTGGATTGACGACGCTCTGCACAAAGCCCTACAGATCGATCCGCTAAAACGCTACGAAGAAGTGTCTGAATTTGTTTACGACTTGCACCAGCCCAATCAAACTTTCCTTGATCGTACTCGACCACCACTTATACAGCGTAATCCGGTGATGTTCTGGCAAGGAGTGTCTTTCTTATTGTTTTTAGTGATCATTTTTCTATGCTTGGAAAAATTTTAG
- a CDS encoding glycogen/starch/alpha-glucan phosphorylase produces MSLVTDLIPDGAFHGVASRQSMKESILHHLRYTMVNLPQQATPRDWWLALSLAIRDRITDDMSATQIAHNRDNVRRVYYLSMEYLMGRMLINNAHNIGVYDAAKQAIEELGLDWEQVCDEEMDMGLGNGGLGRLAACFLDSLATLDLPAIGYGIYYEFGLFKQEFLHGRQVEHPDTWIKYGTPWDIIRPEYSQTIQYYGRVETVYDNAGNSRPVWLDTRSVMGVPFDIPVAGYGTKTVNFLRLWSSHSTEDFDLEEFNKGDYVEAVRSKAMGETISKVLYPNDQNANGKELRLVQQYFFVACSLADILRRFEKMNSDWTTLPEKAAIQLNDTHPAIAIVELTRILLDDKHLSWDTTWDIVTRTFAYTNHTLLPEALEKWSVGLFEKVLPRHLQLIYEINHRFMGKVVQHWPGRDDICRALSIIEEGDHKMIRMAHLAVIASHKVNGVAELHSQLLKSELFPYFDQFYPGKFTNKTNGITPRRWLLGCNPGLVQLFEQYGIDRDWPKNLERLRKLESFMDDEAFLDAFMTVKHQNKVHLAKIIKKECGIDVDPFALFDVQIKRLHEYKRQHLTLLNILTLYHRLLNGSDIDMVPRVFIFGAKAAPGYALAKNIIYAINRVANVINNDPRTKGKLKVIFLPNYRVTLASHIIPAADLSEQISTAGKEASGTGNMKLALNGAVTIGTMDGANVEILEEVGPDNIFIFGLNVDQVRALDSQGYHPYQYYQQDEELKGALDWLCSGHFTPNDPHAFDDIRHSLLAGGDPYKVMADYRAYMDCQQQVSDAYQDKTRWARMAVLNTARMGKFSSDRTIQEYADEIWQLPAHPV; encoded by the coding sequence ATGTCTTTAGTGACGGATTTAATCCCCGATGGTGCTTTTCATGGCGTTGCTTCACGCCAAAGTATGAAAGAAAGTATCCTGCACCATTTGCGTTATACCATGGTGAATTTGCCTCAACAGGCGACCCCGAGGGATTGGTGGCTAGCCTTATCTTTAGCCATTCGTGATCGCATTACCGATGACATGTCAGCGACTCAAATTGCTCATAATCGCGATAACGTACGCCGTGTTTATTACTTATCAATGGAATATTTGATGGGGCGTATGTTGATCAATAACGCTCATAATATTGGTGTGTATGACGCCGCAAAACAAGCCATTGAAGAGTTGGGTTTAGACTGGGAACAAGTCTGTGATGAAGAAATGGACATGGGCTTGGGGAATGGCGGACTGGGTCGATTGGCCGCGTGTTTTTTAGATTCGTTAGCGACCTTGGATTTGCCTGCGATTGGCTATGGCATTTATTACGAATTTGGCTTGTTCAAACAAGAATTCTTGCATGGCAGACAGGTAGAACATCCGGATACTTGGATTAAATATGGTACGCCGTGGGATATTATTCGTCCTGAATATTCACAGACCATTCAATATTATGGCCGCGTCGAAACGGTTTATGACAACGCTGGCAACAGTCGTCCGGTGTGGCTTGATACCCGCAGTGTGATGGGCGTGCCATTTGATATCCCCGTCGCTGGTTATGGCACAAAAACCGTGAATTTTTTACGTTTATGGTCTTCACATTCCACCGAAGATTTTGATTTAGAAGAGTTTAACAAAGGCGATTACGTCGAAGCGGTGCGCTCTAAAGCCATGGGCGAAACCATCTCTAAAGTATTGTATCCCAATGATCAAAATGCCAACGGTAAAGAGCTGCGTTTGGTGCAACAGTACTTTTTTGTGGCGTGCTCTTTGGCTGATATTTTACGTCGATTTGAGAAAATGAACTCGGACTGGACAACGCTGCCAGAAAAAGCCGCAATTCAATTAAACGATACCCATCCTGCCATCGCCATTGTGGAACTGACTCGGATACTGCTAGACGATAAACACCTTAGTTGGGACACCACATGGGATATCGTCACACGTACCTTTGCTTATACCAATCACACGTTATTGCCAGAAGCGCTAGAAAAATGGAGTGTTGGGCTATTTGAAAAGGTGCTACCGCGTCATTTGCAGCTTATCTATGAGATCAATCATCGTTTTATGGGCAAAGTAGTACAGCACTGGCCCGGTCGTGATGATATTTGTCGTGCCTTGTCCATCATTGAAGAAGGCGACCATAAAATGATCCGCATGGCGCATTTGGCGGTGATCGCCAGCCATAAGGTGAATGGCGTGGCGGAGCTGCATTCTCAACTGCTGAAAAGCGAACTCTTTCCGTATTTTGATCAGTTTTATCCGGGCAAATTTACCAATAAAACCAACGGTATTACGCCCCGTCGTTGGTTGTTAGGCTGTAATCCCGGTCTGGTACAACTTTTTGAGCAATATGGTATTGATCGCGATTGGCCGAAGAACCTAGAGCGATTGCGCAAACTAGAAAGCTTTATGGATGATGAGGCTTTTTTAGACGCCTTTATGACGGTAAAACACCAAAATAAAGTGCACCTTGCCAAGATTATTAAAAAAGAATGCGGCATAGACGTCGACCCCTTTGCCTTGTTTGATGTACAAATCAAACGCCTGCACGAATACAAACGCCAGCATTTAACCTTGTTAAACATCCTGACCTTATACCATCGTTTATTGAATGGCTCTGATATAGACATGGTGCCAAGAGTGTTTATTTTTGGCGCGAAAGCCGCACCGGGTTATGCATTAGCTAAAAACATTATTTACGCCATCAATAGGGTGGCAAATGTCATTAATAACGACCCTCGCACTAAGGGAAAATTAAAAGTGATCTTTTTGCCCAACTATCGCGTGACTTTAGCGTCGCATATTATCCCCGCCGCCGATTTGTCTGAGCAAATATCCACCGCAGGCAAAGAAGCCTCCGGCACCGGCAACATGAAATTGGCCCTAAACGGCGCGGTGACCATTGGCACTATGGATGGCGCTAACGTGGAAATACTCGAAGAAGTCGGCCCAGACAACATCTTCATTTTTGGTTTAAACGTCGACCAAGTGCGGGCGTTGGACTCCCAAGGGTATCATCCGTATCAGTATTATCAACAAGATGAAGAGTTAAAAGGCGCCTTAGATTGGCTCTGTTCGGGCCATTTCACGCCAAACGATCCTCATGCTTTTGATGACATTCGACACAGCTTACTCGCGGGTGGCGACCCCTATAAAGTCATGGCCGATTACCGTGCTTACATGGATTGCCAACAGCAAGTATCAGACGCCTACCAAGACAAAACACGTTGGGCACGCATGGCCGTGTTAAACACCGCCCGCATGGGGAAATTCTCATCGGATCGCACCATTCAAGAATACGCTGACGAGATTTGGCAACTGCCCGCGCATCCTGTTTAA
- a CDS encoding asparaginase, producing the protein MQHTPLSVQVTRGGIVESVHSIKAVIVSSTGEVLDSWGDIDSLVYPRSAIKAMQALAFIEMGGAERFAFSEEEIAICCASHNGEPEHVATVQSMLDKLAASETDFECGCHWPMRVEAGYALSGEGKKPNQLHNNCSGKHAGMLGLAKLLGVPSQGYIEIDHPVQQKIAATMAEMCEYDYGSAPWSPDGCSAPTWAMPLTNLGLAFAKFASPENLSAARQKACKTLYDAVVKQPFMAAGTGRYCTDMMRILQQRVFLKVGAEGVYIAAIPELKMAIALKCEDGAVRAAESVMTALLDHVGITSFVADDILQEYRSVTLKNWEQRTTGAIVCQA; encoded by the coding sequence ATGCAGCATACTCCTCTTTCTGTGCAAGTGACGCGCGGCGGTATTGTAGAAAGCGTACACAGTATTAAGGCGGTTATCGTTTCTAGTACGGGCGAAGTGCTTGATTCTTGGGGCGATATTGATAGCTTGGTGTACCCTCGTAGTGCGATAAAAGCCATGCAGGCGTTGGCTTTTATCGAGATGGGCGGGGCGGAACGGTTTGCCTTCAGTGAAGAAGAAATCGCCATCTGTTGTGCGTCTCATAATGGCGAGCCTGAACATGTGGCGACGGTACAAAGTATGCTGGATAAATTAGCGGCGTCGGAAACGGATTTTGAGTGCGGTTGTCATTGGCCAATGCGTGTCGAGGCGGGTTATGCCTTATCAGGCGAGGGGAAAAAGCCCAATCAATTACACAATAATTGCTCTGGTAAACATGCGGGTATGTTGGGTTTAGCCAAATTACTGGGTGTGCCCTCGCAGGGTTATATTGAGATTGACCACCCTGTTCAGCAGAAGATTGCCGCGACGATGGCTGAAATGTGCGAGTACGATTATGGTTCAGCGCCTTGGTCGCCAGATGGTTGTTCTGCGCCAACATGGGCGATGCCATTGACGAATCTTGGATTGGCGTTTGCGAAGTTCGCGAGTCCTGAAAACCTATCGGCAGCGCGTCAAAAAGCCTGTAAAACATTATATGACGCCGTGGTAAAACAGCCTTTTATGGCGGCGGGAACAGGGCGTTATTGCACCGATATGATGAGAATATTGCAGCAGCGGGTATTCCTCAAAGTGGGCGCTGAAGGGGTGTATATTGCGGCGATTCCTGAACTCAAAATGGCCATCGCACTAAAATGTGAAGATGGTGCGGTTCGAGCCGCTGAGTCGGTCATGACGGCGCTATTGGATCATGTTGGTATCACGTCTTTTGTGGCGGATGACATACTGCAAGAATACCGTTCTGTCACCTTGAAGAATTGGGAGCAGCGCACAACCGGCGCGATTGTTTGCCAAGCTTAA
- the nfsA gene encoding oxygen-insensitive NADPH nitroreductase gives MNPILQAQNNHKSIRQYTEQAIDPVLLQQLIQSAQGAASSSFIQAYSLVQVTIPENRHQIATLAGGQKWVESAAEFFVICADLTRVEYCSLEQGLGELEGNTEHFIAATTDATFFAQNLMLGAESVGLGAVFIGGIRNDPAQVAELLNLPNQVYPIFGLCLGYPDAEPDLKPRLPVDVILHKDSYDSSRCASDVNAYDAQMQAYYQSRGDNQKASNWSEQTAAAVQKKKREHMLGFLQQQGFLKR, from the coding sequence ATGAACCCCATTCTTCAAGCACAAAACAATCACAAATCCATTCGCCAATACACTGAACAAGCCATTGACCCAGTCTTACTCCAACAGCTGATCCAAAGTGCTCAAGGCGCGGCGTCTTCGAGTTTTATTCAGGCTTATTCCCTTGTCCAAGTGACGATCCCAGAGAACCGCCACCAGATTGCCACGCTAGCTGGCGGGCAAAAATGGGTCGAATCGGCGGCGGAGTTTTTCGTTATCTGTGCGGATCTGACTCGCGTGGAATATTGCAGCCTAGAACAAGGCTTAGGGGAATTAGAAGGCAACACCGAACACTTTATCGCCGCTACAACCGATGCAACCTTTTTTGCCCAAAACCTCATGCTTGGTGCAGAATCCGTTGGTCTTGGTGCCGTCTTTATTGGCGGCATTCGTAATGACCCGGCGCAAGTTGCCGAACTGTTAAACTTACCCAATCAGGTTTACCCTATTTTTGGCCTTTGCCTAGGTTACCCTGATGCCGAGCCTGATTTAAAACCGCGTTTGCCTGTCGATGTTATCCTGCATAAAGACAGCTACGACTCAAGCCGCTGTGCAAGCGATGTTAACGCCTACGATGCGCAAATGCAGGCTTACTACCAAAGCCGTGGCGATAACCAAAAAGCCAGCAACTGGTCCGAGCAAACCGCGGCAGCCGTTCAAAAGAAAAAGCGCGAACACATGCTAGGCTTCCTACAGCAGCAAGGTTTTTTGAAACGTTAA
- a CDS encoding porin family protein: protein MKNFIPVIAGSIALASLSGVAKAEDMANNSGLYVGGNYGYLKVDSDDDFDDNNDVVQGIVGYRLNSFLAVEGSYIDFGKYGGSAANAKTTGYTAALKGTIPITQTVELFAKAGQLWHDTDYNIASVKGSSDDKSLFAGAGVNFNITENLLVNAQYTWYDVDLNADNASSDSEFDTDFKQASVGAEYRF from the coding sequence ATGAAAAATTTCATTCCCGTCATCGCAGGTAGCATCGCTTTAGCTTCTCTCAGTGGTGTAGCAAAAGCAGAAGACATGGCTAACAACAGCGGCCTTTATGTGGGGGGTAACTATGGTTATCTTAAGGTCGACAGCGACGACGACTTTGATGACAACAACGACGTAGTACAAGGCATTGTCGGTTATCGCTTAAACTCATTCCTTGCGGTAGAAGGTAGCTACATTGATTTTGGTAAATACGGTGGCAGTGCTGCCAACGCCAAAACAACGGGTTACACCGCCGCGCTAAAAGGCACCATTCCTATCACCCAGACCGTTGAGCTATTTGCTAAAGCCGGTCAGCTATGGCACGACACCGACTATAACATTGCCTCAGTTAAAGGCAGCTCAGACGATAAAAGCTTATTCGCTGGCGCTGGTGTTAATTTCAACATTACAGAAAATCTTTTGGTTAACGCCCAATACACCTGGTATGACGTCGACTTAAATGCTGATAATGCTTCGTCGGATTCAGAATTCGACACCGACTTCAAACAAGCCAGTGTCGGTGCGGAATACCGTTTCTAA
- the msrA gene encoding peptide-methionine (S)-S-oxide reductase MsrA: protein MIIHRVLFRSLSLLLLSGTATFSALAHAAPQTMIVAGGCFWCVESDFELVQGVSDVVSGYTGGHTENPTYKQVSIGNTGHFEAVVIHFDDEIVSLNALADYYWKTIDPTNDKGQFCDKGAPYKTAMFYQNDRQKAVFDASLAKVEKSKPFKEDIVTPILAAATFYPAEEYHQSYYTKNPIRYAYYRASCGRDNRLERLWGEVASHQYH, encoded by the coding sequence ATGATTATTCACCGCGTACTCTTTCGCTCTTTAAGCTTGCTGCTACTGAGCGGAACGGCGACTTTTTCTGCTCTTGCACACGCTGCCCCACAAACCATGATAGTCGCGGGCGGCTGTTTTTGGTGCGTAGAATCCGATTTCGAATTGGTTCAAGGCGTCAGCGATGTGGTGTCTGGCTATACCGGAGGCCACACCGAAAACCCGACCTATAAACAGGTATCAATAGGAAACACCGGGCATTTTGAAGCGGTTGTCATTCATTTTGATGATGAGATTGTCTCTCTCAACGCCCTCGCCGATTACTATTGGAAAACCATCGACCCAACCAATGACAAAGGCCAGTTCTGTGACAAAGGCGCGCCTTACAAAACCGCCATGTTTTACCAGAATGACCGACAAAAAGCCGTTTTTGATGCGTCTCTCGCCAAGGTCGAAAAATCCAAACCCTTTAAAGAAGACATAGTCACGCCTATCCTAGCCGCCGCTACGTTTTACCCCGCTGAGGAATACCACCAAAGCTACTACACGAAAAACCCCATTCGCTACGCTTACTACCGCGCCAGCTGTGGCCGAGACAATCGTCTTGAACGTTTATGGGGTGAAGTCGCCAGCCACCAATATCATTAA
- a CDS encoding ferredoxin--NADP reductase produces MSAFVTERVLSVHHWNENLFSFKTTRNPSLRFDNGQFLMIGLETDTRPLVRAYSIASPNYEEHLEFFSIKVPDGPLTSRLQHLQVGDDVLVSRKPTGTLVTRDLHPGKHLYLLSTGTGLAPFLSVIQDFDAYEEYEKIVLVHGVRHVNELAYADFIEKELPENEFFGEQVREKLIYYPTVTREPFRNQGRLTDLIRSGKLAEDIGLPQLSPMNDRVMICGSPSMLKDTSALLDELGFNESPKIGVPGDYVIERAFVEH; encoded by the coding sequence ATGAGTGCATTTGTTACGGAACGTGTGTTAAGCGTACACCACTGGAATGAAAATTTATTTAGCTTCAAGACCACACGTAATCCTAGCTTACGTTTCGATAATGGCCAGTTCTTGATGATTGGTTTGGAAACGGACACTCGTCCTTTAGTGCGTGCTTACAGTATTGCTAGCCCCAATTATGAAGAACATTTAGAGTTTTTTAGTATCAAGGTGCCTGATGGCCCGTTGACCTCACGCTTACAGCATTTGCAAGTGGGTGATGACGTGTTGGTTAGCCGTAAACCCACTGGCACCTTGGTGACGCGTGATTTGCACCCTGGTAAGCATTTGTATTTGTTATCAACAGGCACAGGCTTGGCGCCTTTTTTAAGTGTGATTCAAGATTTTGACGCCTATGAAGAGTATGAAAAAATTGTCTTGGTACATGGTGTTCGCCATGTTAATGAGCTGGCGTATGCGGATTTCATTGAAAAGGAACTGCCGGAAAACGAATTTTTTGGCGAGCAAGTACGTGAAAAATTAATTTATTACCCTACGGTAACGCGTGAACCTTTTCGTAATCAAGGCCGCCTGACCGATTTGATTCGCAGCGGGAAATTGGCCGAAGACATTGGATTGCCGCAACTTAGCCCCATGAATGACAGAGTGATGATCTGTGGCAGTCCGAGTATGCTAAAAGATACGTCGGCCTTGCTTGATGAGCTGGGTTTCAATGAGTCACCAAAAATCGGCGTGCCAGGGGATTATGTGATTGAGCGGGCGTTTGTTGAACATTAA